The following coding sequences are from one Ignavibacteriota bacterium window:
- the yidD gene encoding membrane protein insertion efficiency factor YidD, with product MIFAIRAYQKLISPLLPANTCRFYPTCSSYALEAFQKHNFFKAFSLAVKRIFRCHPLHPGGYDPVP from the coding sequence TTTTTGCAATTCGTGCTTATCAGAAATTGATTTCTCCACTCTTGCCCGCCAACACATGCAGGTTTTATCCGACGTGTTCATCGTATGCATTAGAAGCGTTTCAAAAGCATAACTTCTTCAAAGCGTTTTCGTTAGCAGTAAAAAGAATATTTCGTTGTCATCCGTTGCACCCCGGAGGATACGACCCCGTCCCATGA